DNA from Acidobacteriota bacterium:
CGTTGCCGTTTTCGGTGTCGACATAGGCGGCGCCCACAGGGCAGCTCTGGACGCACACCGGCACCTTGCACTGGCGGCAGGGGGCCATGATGACGTCCCCGGGGAACTTGCCGAAGGAGTCCTGCATTATCTGGATGCGGGAGCGGGAAAGGTTCTGCACCCCGTAGTGGACGAGCGAACAGGCGAGCATGCAGGTGGTGCACCCCGCGCATTTCCTGCTGTCGTAGACCAGGTACCCTCTGGACGCGGGGTAGGTGGCGGCCGCAGGTGCGGCCGCCGGCGCCGCGGCGGCCCTCGCCTGCGCGGGGGTCGCGGCGATCAGGGCGTCGACGGCGACCACGGTTCCTCCCGTGACCAGGAAGTCGCGCCGGGACAGCCGCTTTTTCGGGGCGGCCTCTGGGTTCAGGGCTTTTTTGTCTTCAGCCATAAAACGGCTCCTTTTAGTAGCGTGCCATTGCGATATCCCCGCCGGCGGGGGACGCTCCCCTTGGGCCGGTTGGGAGGTCTTCGTTATCTGACTATAAACCCCGGCCTGAAGGCAACCGGA
Protein-coding regions in this window:
- a CDS encoding 4Fe-4S dicluster domain-containing protein, with the translated sequence MAEDKKALNPEAAPKKRLSRRDFLVTGGTVVAVDALIAATPAQARAAAAPAAAPAAATYPASRGYLVYDSRKCAGCTTCMLACSLVHYGVQNLSRSRIQIMQDSFGKFPGDVIMAPCRQCKVPVCVQSCPVGAAYVDTENGNVRRIDSAKCIGCKTCLRMCPQQPHRTVWVTIDGKGKSSKCDLCLDTPYWDEKGGPGGKQACVESCPMKAIRFVAEMPDQKETEGYDVNLRNDHWYNLGLVDNSTVEPKRNPVWKVGGGE